The Arvicanthis niloticus isolate mArvNil1 chromosome 2, mArvNil1.pat.X, whole genome shotgun sequence genome includes a window with the following:
- the Adra2b gene encoding alpha-2B adrenergic receptor encodes MSGPAMDHQEPYSVQATAAIASAITFLILFTIFGNALVILAVLTSRSLRAPQNLFLVSLAAADILVATLIIPFSLANELLGYWYFWRAWCEVYLALDVLFCTSSIVHLCAISLDRYWAVSRALEYNSKRTPRRIKCIILTVWLIAAVISLPPLIYKGDQRPEPHGLPQCELNQEAWYILASSIGSFFAPCLIMILVYLRIYVIAKRSHCRGLRAKRGSGEGESKKPRPAAGGAPASAKVPTLVSPLSSVGEANGHPKPPREKEEGETPEDPEARALPLSWSALPRSGQGQKKGTSGTTAKEGAEEDEEEVEECEPPTQPASPASVCNPPLQQPQTSRVLATLRGQVLLSKNVGVASGQWWRRRTQLSREKRFTFVLAVVIGVFVVCWFPFFFSYSLGAICPQHCKVPHGLFQFFFWIGYCNSSLNPVIYTIFNQDFRRAFRRILCRQWTQTGW; translated from the coding sequence ATGTCCGGCCCTGCCATGGACCACCAGGAGCCCTACTCGGTGCAGGCCACCGCCGCCATCGCGTCGGCCATCACCTTTCTCATCCTTTTCACCATTTTCGGCAATGCGCTGGTCATTCTGGCTGTGTTGACCAGCCGCTCACTCCGTGCACCACAAAACCTGTTCCTGGTGTCACTAGCAGCAGCCGACATCCTAGTGGCTACTCTTATCATCCCTTTCTCTCTGGCCAACGAGCTGCTGGGCTACTGGTACTTCTGGCGTGCGTGGTGCGAGGTCTACCTGGCGCTAGACGTACTCTTCTGTACCTCCTCCATCGTGCACCTGTGCGCTATCAGCCTGGACAGATACTGGGCAGTGAGCCGAGCTTTGGAATACAACTCTAAGCGCACTCCGCGCCGCATCAAATGCATCATCCTCACTGTTTGGCTCATTGCAGCCGTCATTTCTCTACCGCCCCTCATCTACAAGGGCGACCAGCGCCCCGAGCCCCACGGGCTCCCCCAGTGTGAGCTCAACCAAGAGGCCTGGTACATCTTGGCTTCCAGCATCGGATCTTTTTTTGCTCCTTGCCTCATCATGATCCTCGTCTACCTGCGAATCTACGTAATTGCCAAACGCAGTCACTGCAGAGGTCTCAGAGCCAAGAGGGGCTCTGGGGAGGGTGAGTCCAAGAAGCCCCGTCCGGCCGCTGGGGGAGCTCCAGCCTCAGCTAAGGTACCCaccctggtctctcctctatcttctGTTGGAGAGGCCAATGGACACCCCAAGCCTccaagagagaaggaggagggggagaccCCTGAAGATCCCGAGGCCAGGGCTTTGCCACTCAGTTGGTCTGCCCTTCCCAGATCAGGCCAAGGCCAGAAGAAGGGGACTAGTGGGACAACTGCAAAGGAGGGAGCTGAAGAGGacgaagaggaggtggaagaatGTGAACCCCCAACACAGCCAGCATCTCCTGCCTCGGTATGCAACCCACCCTTGCAGCAGCCTCAGACTTCCCGGGTGCTGGCCACACTTCGTGGCCAGGTGCTTCTGAGCAAAAATGTGGGTGTTGccagtgggcagtggtggcgccgaCGGACACAGCTGAGCCGGGAGAAGAGGTTCACCTTTGTGCTGGCCGTGGTCATTGGTGTTTTTGTGGTCTGctggtttcctttcttcttcagctACAGCCTGGGGGCCATCTGCCCACAGCACTGCAAGGTACCGCATGGCCTCTTCCAGTTCTTCTTCTGGATTGGCTACTGCAACAGCTCTTTGAATCCTGTCATCTACACCATCTTCAACCAGGACTTCCGTCGTGCCTTTCGAAGGATCCTTTGCCGCCAATGGACCCAGACTGGCTGGTGA